In a single window of the Niabella ginsenosidivorans genome:
- a CDS encoding DinB family protein — translation MQNKIKSTAIANRLREVLLNGHWIANTNYKEQLLSITWEQAIQKVGNVNTIAALTFHINYYLEGLLKVLNGGKLEISDRYSFDLPPVLGAADWNKLVDSFLKNAEKFADRVGQMTDDELEAPFADEKYGNYLRNIEGVIEHSYYHLGQISLIRKLVLENNNEGSVV, via the coding sequence ATGCAAAATAAGATCAAAAGCACCGCTATAGCAAACCGGCTGCGGGAAGTGTTGCTCAATGGACACTGGATTGCAAATACCAACTATAAGGAGCAGCTATTGAGCATTACCTGGGAACAGGCTATACAGAAGGTTGGAAATGTAAATACAATTGCCGCATTAACCTTTCATATAAATTATTACCTGGAGGGGCTTTTAAAGGTACTGAACGGGGGAAAACTGGAAATAAGCGACAGGTATAGTTTTGATCTGCCTCCGGTTCTGGGAGCTGCAGACTGGAACAAACTGGTTGATTCATTTCTGAAAAATGCAGAAAAATTTGCAGACCGGGTAGGGCAGATGACCGATGATGAATTAGAGGCCCCGTTTGCAGATGAAAAATATGGTAATTATTTGCGGAATATCGAAGGGGTTATTGAACATAGCTATTATCATTTGGGACAGATCTCCCTGATCAGAAAACTGGTTTTAGAAAACAACAATGAAGGTTCAGTTGTTTAA
- a CDS encoding MBL fold metallo-hydrolase translates to MGQQPDAARKARFQALSNYKNDQFQNLVPTPALAEGESMTKVLCDFFSKQPDAVPKQELPSVKTDLKNLSSTENVLVWFGHSSYFLQVDGKRFLVDPVFSGNASPVPGSVKAFPGTNNYQANDISNIDVLFISHDHWDHLDYLTIRQLKQKAQKVICGLGVAQHFEYWGWDKKKLAEKNWYECVDLGDGFRVTLTPARHFSGRLFTRNCSLWTSFVLETPAKKLFLGGDSGYGPHFKEIGARFGPFDLAILECGQYNKKWPYIHSLPEEVIPEVQELNARNFMPVHHSKFKLAQHPWYEPLEKVTRFAAAAGIPVTTPMIGEKADLNNLNKAWEKWWEALI, encoded by the coding sequence ATGGGCCAACAGCCAGACGCCGCCAGGAAAGCCCGGTTTCAAGCCCTTTCCAATTATAAGAATGACCAGTTTCAAAACCTGGTTCCTACACCTGCTTTGGCGGAGGGGGAAAGCATGACAAAAGTGCTTTGCGATTTTTTTAGCAAGCAGCCGGATGCAGTGCCCAAACAGGAGCTGCCCTCTGTAAAAACAGATTTGAAAAACCTGTCATCCACAGAAAACGTGCTGGTATGGTTTGGACATAGCTCTTATTTTTTACAGGTGGATGGCAAACGCTTCCTGGTAGATCCTGTTTTCAGCGGCAATGCTTCTCCCGTGCCCGGATCGGTAAAAGCCTTTCCGGGAACCAATAATTATCAGGCAAATGATATATCCAACATTGATGTGCTGTTTATTTCACATGATCACTGGGATCATCTGGATTACCTCACCATCCGGCAATTAAAACAAAAAGCACAGAAGGTGATCTGTGGGCTGGGTGTGGCGCAGCATTTTGAATACTGGGGCTGGGATAAAAAGAAGCTGGCGGAGAAGAACTGGTATGAATGCGTGGATCTTGGAGATGGGTTCAGGGTTACGTTGACGCCGGCAAGGCATTTTTCAGGCAGATTATTTACCCGGAACTGTTCGCTCTGGACATCTTTTGTTTTAGAAACACCCGCCAAAAAATTATTTCTGGGCGGTGATAGTGGTTATGGGCCTCATTTTAAAGAGATCGGCGCCCGTTTCGGACCGTTTGATCTTGCTATTCTTGAATGCGGGCAGTATAACAAAAAATGGCCCTATATACATTCGCTGCCGGAAGAGGTCATCCCGGAGGTACAGGAACTAAATGCCCGGAATTTTATGCCGGTGCATCATTCTAAATTCAAGCTGGCGCAGCATCCCTGGTATGAGCCTTTAGAAAAAGTAACCCGGTTTGCAGCAGCAGCAGGGATACCTGTTACCACGCCCATGATCGGGGAAAAGGCAGACCTCAATAACTTAAATAAGGCCTGGGAAAAATGGTGGGAGGCATTGATATAG
- a CDS encoding SusC/RagA family TonB-linked outer membrane protein has translation MKVQKFFSIVLLMLALLGTQQSWAQDTVVKGVVVSEQQEPLIGVTVTESGATNGVTTNANGQFSIILKKIPADLVFSSSGFTTKTITVNSQEKELEVVLTADSKQLDDVVVIGYGTQKKANLTGAVSSIKAKDISKMAVTGIANLIQGRAAGVQVTNASGDPRSTGTVVIRGVGNIRGMAPLYVIDGVPAVGNTGFNMNMRDIEDIQVLRDASSSAIYGSRAAGGVILITTKRGARKEKMSVDFSLTQGYSTATFLPKLLGTPDYKRAWAAIIPSATGWDESVNTDWVDYLYRTGKEQNYNASVSGGSEKQNYYISAGYRRVDGVVTNTWSERYSFRINSDYNLGKKIKIGESLNLYYYQDNPPVITGSQANAYALPFRSTPMMRPQNDDGSWGGLPSSGNYNGGNWAAYINTTNRRYNSLEAEGNLYIDYEPLKGLHIRSTGGGNWSTSMARQFEPKWYVSGQSNQPQDNLRKQSSLSMAYVGNLVASYDRKLGAHEFKVLAGTEARMSSSDNLSGSIYAVNSAYSVPVISDAFPVGFAESSALSNVPGNTSGRSTDMDYGISRMQSYFGRINYAYNNKYLFEANLRQDISDRFAPLYRKGTFPSAALGWRLIEEKFIKDKIRPLSDLKLRLSYGSLGNDGVGSYVYIPSLANYEKTQFNELPGTGPVNGWGIGKVANESIRWETVVTSNAGLDIGLFNNRLNVTVDYYVKDTRDMLYQRKLPLSSGMGFGHSSSDTYAVDMNLGKMRNKGLEFTLNYRDNFGKLGVDIGLNAAFNHNKILSFGGEQLPIDAGSAGEYWSGTVTRTELNAPISQFYGFKTKGLIPDQKTIDELNAKAQAAGNAYWYAAGSGPGDIWYVDLNGDNVINDQDRTVIGNPLPKMTYGFNIGLSYKGFDLVSFFNGVYGNDIYNGMDGYYQSVYNDFNTTAQVFNSSFMYGNGLTGQPRWGYLDGNSFQYDPNGNYKRISDFHIQKGSFLRLQNLQVGYNLPQKLLNRIKMTHIRVYYSGQNLFVITKVKNVDPEVGFAGANASALAQGIISAEVYPKTRLHSFGIEFGF, from the coding sequence ATGAAAGTGCAAAAGTTCTTTAGCATTGTATTGCTCATGCTGGCCCTTTTGGGAACACAGCAGTCATGGGCACAGGATACGGTGGTAAAAGGCGTGGTTGTTTCGGAGCAGCAGGAACCATTGATAGGCGTTACCGTAACCGAAAGCGGAGCCACAAACGGGGTAACCACAAATGCTAACGGGCAATTTTCCATTATTCTCAAAAAAATACCGGCCGATCTTGTTTTTAGCAGCTCGGGGTTTACCACAAAAACAATAACGGTAAACAGCCAGGAAAAGGAACTGGAAGTGGTGTTAACAGCCGATTCGAAACAGCTGGATGATGTAGTGGTGATCGGTTATGGTACACAAAAAAAAGCAAACCTTACAGGTGCCGTTTCCTCTATAAAGGCAAAGGATATTTCCAAAATGGCGGTTACCGGTATTGCCAACCTCATCCAGGGCCGTGCAGCGGGTGTTCAGGTAACCAATGCAAGCGGCGACCCGCGCTCTACCGGCACGGTTGTAATACGGGGAGTAGGAAATATAAGGGGAATGGCCCCCTTATATGTGATAGACGGGGTGCCGGCCGTAGGCAATACCGGGTTCAATATGAACATGAGGGATATCGAAGACATTCAGGTACTGCGGGATGCTTCTTCCTCTGCCATTTATGGCTCCAGGGCTGCCGGCGGGGTAATCCTGATCACCACCAAAAGAGGCGCCCGTAAGGAAAAAATGAGCGTTGATTTTTCGTTGACGCAGGGGTACAGCACTGCTACTTTTCTGCCAAAACTGCTGGGAACGCCGGATTATAAACGGGCCTGGGCGGCCATTATTCCATCCGCCACGGGCTGGGACGAATCTGTAAATACAGACTGGGTGGACTACCTGTACCGTACCGGCAAGGAACAAAATTATAATGCTTCCGTTAGCGGGGGCAGTGAAAAACAGAACTATTATATTTCTGCCGGCTACCGGCGGGTGGATGGTGTGGTTACCAATACCTGGTCGGAGCGGTACAGCTTCCGCATTAATAGCGATTATAACCTGGGTAAAAAAATAAAAATAGGCGAAAGCCTGAACCTGTATTATTACCAGGATAATCCCCCGGTAATTACCGGCAGCCAGGCCAATGCCTATGCACTGCCCTTCCGTTCCACCCCAATGATGCGGCCGCAAAACGATGATGGCTCCTGGGGCGGGCTGCCGTCATCCGGCAACTATAACGGGGGCAACTGGGCCGCCTATATCAACACGACCAACAGGCGCTATAATTCGCTGGAAGCAGAAGGCAATCTGTATATCGATTATGAACCACTTAAAGGGCTGCACATCCGCTCTACAGGCGGGGGCAACTGGAGCACCAGCATGGCCCGGCAGTTTGAGCCCAAATGGTATGTATCCGGGCAATCCAACCAGCCGCAGGACAACCTCAGGAAGCAAAGCAGCCTGTCCATGGCCTATGTGGGCAACCTTGTGGCATCTTACGACCGGAAACTGGGAGCGCATGAGTTTAAAGTGCTGGCAGGAACAGAAGCCCGCATGTCTTCCTCTGATAATCTTTCCGGTTCCATCTATGCTGTGAACTCTGCCTACTCGGTTCCGGTCATTTCCGATGCTTTCCCGGTGGGTTTTGCAGAGTCATCTGCCTTAAGCAATGTGCCGGGCAATACCAGCGGCCGCTCTACAGATATGGATTATGGCATTTCCCGTATGCAGAGCTATTTTGGCCGCATTAACTATGCCTATAATAATAAATACCTGTTTGAGGCCAACCTGCGCCAGGACATCAGCGACCGGTTTGCACCCCTGTACCGCAAAGGCACTTTTCCTTCTGCGGCCCTGGGCTGGCGGCTGATTGAAGAAAAATTTATTAAAGACAAGATCCGTCCTTTGTCTGATCTGAAGCTGCGGCTTTCTTACGGAAGTCTGGGAAATGACGGGGTGGGCAGTTATGTATATATTCCCTCCCTGGCCAATTATGAAAAAACACAGTTCAATGAATTACCCGGCACCGGTCCGGTAAACGGCTGGGGTATTGGTAAAGTGGCCAATGAGAGCATCCGCTGGGAAACGGTGGTGACCTCAAACGCAGGACTGGACATCGGCCTCTTTAATAACCGGCTGAACGTAACGGTAGATTATTATGTAAAGGATACAAGAGATATGCTGTACCAGCGCAAGCTGCCGCTCAGTTCGGGCATGGGCTTTGGGCATTCTTCTTCAGATACATACGCCGTGGATATGAACCTGGGAAAAATGAGGAACAAGGGGCTGGAGTTTACCCTGAATTACCGGGACAATTTTGGAAAGCTGGGTGTGGATATTGGCTTGAACGCCGCGTTTAATCATAATAAAATCTTATCCTTTGGAGGAGAGCAATTGCCGATAGATGCCGGATCCGCAGGTGAGTACTGGTCAGGAACAGTAACCCGTACAGAATTGAATGCACCTATTTCACAGTTCTACGGGTTTAAAACAAAAGGGCTGATCCCCGATCAGAAAACGATTGATGAGCTGAATGCAAAAGCGCAGGCAGCGGGGAATGCATACTGGTATGCAGCAGGATCTGGCCCCGGCGATATCTGGTATGTAGACCTGAACGGGGATAACGTCATCAACGACCAGGATCGTACCGTCATCGGCAACCCGCTTCCCAAAATGACCTATGGCTTTAATATCGGTTTATCCTATAAAGGATTTGACCTGGTATCCTTCTTTAACGGGGTGTATGGAAACGATATCTATAATGGTATGGATGGTTATTACCAGAGCGTTTATAACGATTTTAATACCACAGCCCAGGTATTTAACAGCTCCTTTATGTATGGGAACGGGCTTACCGGCCAGCCCCGCTGGGGATACCTGGATGGTAACTCTTTCCAGTATGACCCCAATGGCAACTATAAAAGAATCTCTGATTTTCATATACAAAAAGGTTCCTTTTTGCGCCTGCAGAATTTGCAGGTGGGCTACAACCTGCCGCAAAAACTGTTAAATCGTATAAAAATGACGCACATAAGGGTCTACTACAGCGGGCAGAATTTATTTGTGATCACCAAAGTAAAGAATGTGGATCCGGAGGTAGGCTTTGCCGGTGCCAATGCAAGCGCCCTGGCACAGGGCATTATTTCGGCTGAGGTGTATCCTAAAACAAGGCTGCATTCATTCGGAATTGAATTCGGGTTCTGA
- a CDS encoding RagB/SusD family nutrient uptake outer membrane protein, producing MKHTFIIIACILSLLFFGCKKGFVDASKPYNVLSPDIFPESMAQVNYFLNSPYANTHCVELFGFSGLGRFFYNIDHTGDVAWLGTSEWNELQVLQVNAANSYSGAPWRGLYRGVQQARTFIDLIVPNFKEKKGGTLSPADTLALRYKLGEAHYLRAWHYFFLMNLYAQEVVVKNNGDNTNPGVILFTSDIKIGDREDEMRPRSTVKECWDYIIYDLKSAMEQLTDPADGTKKIWTGADKGRIDYYAAEALLGRALMYEERWTEARDAFLDIVQHSGKTLMSFQDYYNMWNGNPQYANTENNNTEALHQIAIVRSGDNAMAGASTASAVSLLYTPFYDNGAPGGATPGYGNMFMHDRNLGRFGFPQEYYPVLQNLGTPGRTVSAAYVDSCRHMKQLKRYSVDPDPRLWVSAYQPWVDSVMNNTAKVAILPYGAGTETEYQLNEHLGSDIIKHGWSLRKFNLYDVQASQNPRMHGADFYFTRLPEVYLNLAECYWKISGSNTDANALSYINKVHRRAWNLPEAAGQPGVDYTAITATSKITKASLNPDKADPSFKDQLALNALYYETWAETFGEAKWWFNVRRWALGPNEAKVYEKTRAGSLTWNSDNQYALPIVQTELDRNANCVQNKGY from the coding sequence ATGAAACATACTTTTATCATCATTGCCTGTATCCTCAGCCTGTTGTTTTTTGGTTGTAAGAAAGGTTTTGTAGATGCGTCCAAACCCTATAATGTGCTTAGTCCGGATATTTTCCCGGAAAGCATGGCCCAGGTGAATTATTTTCTAAACTCCCCCTATGCCAATACCCATTGCGTGGAGCTCTTTGGTTTTTCCGGATTGGGCCGCTTTTTTTATAACATAGATCATACCGGTGATGTAGCCTGGCTGGGCACCAGCGAGTGGAATGAATTGCAGGTTTTGCAGGTCAATGCAGCTAACAGCTATTCCGGTGCTCCCTGGCGAGGCCTGTACAGGGGCGTTCAGCAGGCGCGCACGTTTATTGACCTCATCGTTCCCAATTTTAAAGAAAAAAAGGGCGGAACGCTATCGCCTGCTGATACACTTGCCTTACGGTATAAACTGGGAGAAGCCCACTACCTGCGTGCCTGGCATTATTTCTTTTTAATGAACCTGTACGCGCAGGAAGTGGTGGTAAAGAATAATGGGGATAATACCAACCCGGGGGTGATCTTATTTACTTCCGATATTAAAATAGGGGACCGGGAAGATGAAATGCGCCCCCGCAGCACGGTAAAAGAGTGCTGGGATTATATTATCTACGATCTGAAAAGCGCTATGGAACAACTAACAGATCCCGCAGATGGCACCAAAAAAATCTGGACGGGTGCCGATAAAGGCCGTATTGATTATTATGCTGCCGAGGCGTTGCTGGGCCGGGCTTTAATGTATGAAGAGCGCTGGACCGAAGCGCGGGATGCTTTTCTGGATATTGTTCAGCATTCAGGGAAAACCCTGATGAGCTTTCAGGATTATTATAATATGTGGAATGGCAATCCCCAGTATGCCAATACAGAGAATAATAACACGGAAGCCCTGCACCAGATTGCTATTGTTCGTTCCGGAGATAACGCGATGGCCGGTGCTTCAACGGCATCTGCGGTAAGCCTGCTGTATACACCCTTCTATGATAACGGTGCCCCGGGCGGCGCTACGCCCGGCTATGGCAATATGTTTATGCACGACCGGAACCTTGGCCGTTTTGGTTTTCCGCAGGAATACTATCCGGTTCTGCAAAACCTGGGCACACCCGGCCGTACGGTAAGTGCTGCCTATGTAGATTCCTGCCGGCATATGAAGCAGCTAAAGCGGTACAGTGTGGACCCCGATCCGCGTTTGTGGGTGTCTGCCTATCAGCCCTGGGTAGATTCTGTAATGAACAATACCGCCAAAGTAGCCATCCTTCCTTATGGAGCCGGCACGGAAACAGAGTACCAGCTGAATGAGCACCTGGGCAGCGATATCATCAAACACGGATGGAGTTTGCGGAAGTTTAACCTGTATGATGTGCAGGCCAGCCAGAACCCCCGTATGCATGGCGCCGATTTTTATTTTACCCGCCTTCCGGAAGTTTACCTGAACCTGGCAGAATGTTACTGGAAGATCAGCGGCAGCAACACGGATGCAAATGCATTAAGCTACATCAACAAGGTGCATCGCCGCGCCTGGAACCTACCTGAAGCGGCCGGTCAGCCAGGGGTGGATTATACGGCAATTACAGCCACCTCAAAGATCACGAAAGCCAGTTTGAATCCGGATAAGGCGGATCCTTCATTTAAAGATCAACTGGCATTAAATGCGCTTTATTATGAAACCTGGGCGGAAACCTTTGGTGAGGCAAAATGGTGGTTCAATGTAAGAAGATGGGCGCTTGGGCCCAACGAGGCAAAAGTGTATGAGAAAACGCGCGCGGGCTCTTTAACCTGGAATTCGGATAACCAGTATGCCTTGCCGATTGTGCAAACAGAGCTGGACAGGAATGCCAACTGCGTACAGAATAAGGGGTATTAG
- a CDS encoding right-handed parallel beta-helix repeat-containing protein, whose product MKRQKKGSLINTACLLATVCLFLGVITSCTRYLPEVPGVPGDTLTVRKYYVDSTGNDSSDGLSPATAWRTLNKVNSVTFSPGDNILFKRGCSWTGTLSIKNAGTATARIVFGAYGTGAKPRITGNNSTLAAVMIQNPKYLTFENFEISHPRAVRPPDISLCGIYVALSENGAYPGVVIRNNDIHDVEGMPIFNRHMQAGIFVRSNVAQGYLDSLLIEGNNLERCSSRGILMGDGSNKDTGYYNNHVVIRNNTINQTALEGIIVYTAKNVLVEHNKVFNAGAYTLGVDMNIVLAGLWGRGKNMTIQYNEVAYTRLTNPVPYESMDSEAFDIDLSTPGYTIIQYNYSHDNQGGFFLHMGDPGPDFTYGIVRYNISQNDGNGFEHRVFELHGHPNGKVVPISVYNNTFYNDTKIGVLDRAGGAGVHPGIAFHNNIFYAPQFRFDDPENIGYDHNLYYTGMKAAGDVNAVTADPLLQAAGTGADGMTTLLGYQLKAGSPAIAAGVLVMDNGGRDFFGNPVSATLPPAMGAHQRGN is encoded by the coding sequence ATGAAAAGACAAAAAAAGGGCAGTCTGATAAACACCGCCTGCCTGCTGGCAACAGTCTGCCTGTTTTTGGGGGTGATTACCTCCTGTACCCGGTACCTGCCGGAAGTGCCCGGGGTGCCTGGCGATACGCTGACGGTAAGAAAATACTATGTGGATAGTACCGGAAATGATTCCAGTGATGGGCTATCACCCGCTACCGCATGGCGCACGCTCAATAAAGTAAACTCCGTAACCTTTAGCCCCGGCGATAATATCCTGTTTAAAAGAGGCTGCAGCTGGACGGGCACTTTATCCATCAAAAATGCCGGAACGGCTACAGCGCGGATTGTATTTGGCGCTTACGGAACAGGAGCCAAACCCCGCATTACCGGCAATAACAGCACCCTGGCAGCTGTAATGATCCAGAATCCCAAATACCTTACGTTTGAGAATTTTGAGATCAGCCATCCCCGTGCGGTGCGCCCGCCGGATATTTCTTTATGTGGTATATACGTGGCCTTGTCAGAAAATGGTGCTTATCCGGGCGTGGTGATCAGGAACAATGATATACATGATGTAGAGGGAATGCCCATTTTTAACCGGCATATGCAGGCCGGCATCTTTGTACGGTCCAATGTGGCGCAAGGCTACCTGGATAGCCTGCTGATAGAAGGCAATAACCTGGAACGTTGTTCGTCCCGTGGCATTCTTATGGGCGATGGCAGCAATAAGGACACCGGATATTATAATAATCATGTGGTCATCCGCAATAACACTATAAACCAAACGGCGTTAGAAGGGATCATTGTATATACCGCCAAAAATGTACTGGTTGAGCATAATAAGGTCTTTAATGCCGGCGCCTATACGCTGGGGGTAGATATGAATATTGTATTGGCCGGCTTATGGGGCAGGGGCAAGAACATGACCATCCAGTATAACGAAGTGGCTTATACCCGGTTGACCAACCCGGTGCCCTATGAGTCGATGGATTCCGAGGCATTTGACATTGATCTGAGCACACCGGGGTATACCATCATCCAGTACAACTATTCGCACGATAACCAGGGCGGGTTCTTTTTGCACATGGGCGATCCGGGCCCGGATTTTACCTATGGCATTGTACGGTATAACATCAGCCAGAATGATGGCAACGGGTTTGAGCACCGCGTTTTTGAACTGCATGGTCACCCCAATGGCAAGGTAGTGCCTATATCTGTTTATAACAATACCTTTTATAACGATACAAAGATTGGCGTACTGGACAGGGCCGGCGGGGCCGGTGTGCACCCCGGTATTGCCTTCCATAATAATATTTTTTATGCGCCACAGTTCCGGTTTGATGATCCGGAAAATATCGGGTATGATCATAACCTGTATTACACGGGCATGAAAGCGGCCGGCGATGTAAATGCAGTAACAGCAGATCCTTTATTACAGGCTGCGGGTACAGGCGCTGATGGCATGACTACACTCTTAGGCTATCAACTAAAAGCCGGTTCTCCTGCTATTGCAGCCGGGGTTTTAGTTATGGACAATGGCGGCCGGGACTTTTTTGGGAACCCGGTTTCCGCAACCCTGCCGCCGGCAATGGGTGCGCACCAAAGGGGAAATTAG